Proteins encoded together in one Salvelinus fontinalis isolate EN_2023a chromosome 6, ASM2944872v1, whole genome shotgun sequence window:
- the aste1a gene encoding protein asteroid homolog 1 encodes MGVQGLTSFMEENGNILKDVHLRNSKLIIDGSNLFNLLYFNSRLDQSHGGDYDAFEDQVCKFFKALRDCDIDPFVIVDGGSDYTDKKFETLKKRAQSRIKTANDLSMGLQGSGGVLPTLIKYVFKQILISLNVQYAKCICEADQEIASLARSWNCPVLSNDSDFYIFDIQAGFLPTSHFHWQKVSMDRRSSQRHIPCKQYTTTSFCRHFNINRQVLPVFASVAGNDYVKLHNMGVSLRWEEYSSIVGRFARFDGLLNWLTHFQGQEEALDSVLRLISHSNNRQKTDAALQVLSLGIEEYHLPPSCLERFFNDGVGPGLGCLPEPLRVLPDWTLLPLMKGRLPSCMVDVLLLGRVMHGAQVEDPRLPCGNNTSRPVRQVLYGLLLSGRRADHSSQRPPVDDVEEYYREGKSLTSCMVEAVLPKAAEQMQLDTLDQAPRSVQLEVFLETLGVSQSTLGGVPPHLRLPVAVTCYWLRHAHPPPELHVLQALLLGLVYGELCRQRKSQRGFMEGPVLERLRGLIQRGRRSLDLGVAHAYSQWQCCLKESLDLNQLLCFPLAEPQCAWLYKGTLVHQLVTKLRGGLTPDSLLIGGPCSGQLYRAMLGAILNSHDAAVIPLVSGQQRTTPPSLTQPLDDLTAHLHILALEYDDDDGAGGGSKAKPEDDLGWTLVSVRTRHKSKDRFNRARNPEFSRKQGRIGWE; translated from the exons ATGGGCGTCCAGGGATTGACCAGCTTCATGGAGGAGAATGGAAACATTTTAAAAGATGTTCATCTCAGAAACAGCAAGCTGATCATAGATGGTAGTAATCTGTTCAACTTGCTTTATTTTAACTCACGTTTGGATCAGAGTCATGGAGGGGATTATGATGCTTTTGAGGACCAGGTCTGCAAGTTCTTTAAGGCTCTGAGAGACTGCGACATTGACCCTTTTGTGATTGTAGATGGGGGCTCCGACTACACCGACAAGAAGTTTGAAACTCTCAAAAAACGAGCTCAATCAAGGATCAAGACTGCCAACGACTTGTCCATGGGGCTTCAGGGGAGCGGTGGTGTACTACCAACCCTCATCAAATATGTCTTCAAACAGATCCTCATCAGCCTGAATGTGCAGTACGCAAAGTGCATTTGTGAGGCAGACCAAGAAATAGCTTCCCTGGCTCGAAGTTGGAACTGTCCAGTGCTGTCCAATGACAGTGACTTTTATATCTTTGACATCCAGGCAGGATTTCTGCCCACATCCCATTTTCACTGGCAGAAAGTGTCTATGGACCGCAGGAGCTCACAAAGACACATCCCCTGCAAGCAGTACACCACAACAAGCTTCTGCCGACACTTCAACATCAACAGACAGGTTCTCCCAGTCTTTGCCTCCGTGGCAGGAAATGACTACGTCAAGTTGCATAACATGGGTGTTTCCCTCAGGTGGGAAGAATACTCGTCAATTGTTGGAAGGTTTGCCCGCTTCGACGGCTTGCTGAATTGGCTGACCCACTTCCAGGGGCAGGAGGAGGCCTTGGACTCCGTGCTCAGGCTCATCAGTCATAGTAACAACAGACAGAAAACGGATGCTGCCCTCCAGGTCCTCTCCCTGGGCATAGAAGAGTACCATCTTCCCCCTAGTTGCCTGGAGCGGTTCTTCAATGATGGAGTGGGACCAGGCCTTGGCTGTCTCCCAGAGCCTCTGAGGGTCCTTCCAGACTGGACCCTGCTGCCGTTGATGAAAGGTAGACTTCCCTCCTGCATGGTAGACGTGCTGCTGCTGGGGAGGGTGATGCACGGTGCCCAGGTGGAAGATCCCCGCTTGCCATGTGGGAACAACACCTCTCGACCAGTACGACAGGTACTCTATGGGCTGCTGCTGAGTGGGAGGAGAGCAGACCACAGCAGTCAGAGACCCCCAGTGGATGATGTGGAGGAGTATTACAGGGAAGGCAAGAGCCTTACCAGCTGCATGGTTGAAGCCGTCCTGCCCAAGGCTGCAGAACAGATGCAGCTAGACACTCTGGATCAG GCTCCAAGGTCAGTACAGCTTGAGGTGTTTTTGGAGACCCTTGGTGTGTCCCAGTCCACTTTAGGCGGTGTCCCGCCTCATCTGCGTCTTCCTGTGGCTGTCACCTGCTACTGGCTGAGGCACGCCCATCCCCCCCCAGAACTGCATGTCCTGCAGGCCCTGCTACTAGGATTGGTGTATGGAGAGCTCTGCAGACAGAGGAAGAGCCAAAGAG GGTTTATGGAGGGGCCAGTGTTGGAGAGGCTGAGAGGGCTGATTCAGAGAGGTAGAAGGAGCCTAGACCTGGGTGTGGCCCACGCCTACAGCCAGTGGCAGTGCTGCCTGAAAGAAAGCCTTGACCTGAACCAACTGCTGTGCTTCCCTCTAGCCGAGCCTCAGTGTGCCTG GCTGTACAAGGGCACTCTGGTGCACCAGCTTGTGACCAAACTGAGAGGGGGGTTAACCCCGGATTCTCTCCTGATTGGAGGCCCTTGCTCTGGGCAGCTGTATAGGGCCATGCTGGGAGCCATACTCAACTCCCACGATGCTGCTGTCATCCCCTTGGTGTCTGGGCAGCAGAGGACCACACCTCCATCCTTGACACAGCCACTGGACGACCTGACGGCCCATCTACACATTCTGGCTCTggaatatgatgatgatgatggtgctgGAGGTGGGAGCAAGGCCAAGCCAGAGGACGATCTGGGTTGGACTTTGGTCTCAGTGCGGACCCGGCACAAGAGCAAGGACAGATTCAACCGAGCTAGGAATCCAGAATTCTCTCGGAAGCAGGGGCGGATCGGCTGGGAATAG